In Lepus europaeus isolate LE1 chromosome 9, mLepTim1.pri, whole genome shotgun sequence, the following are encoded in one genomic region:
- the LOC133766902 gene encoding LOW QUALITY PROTEIN: 14-3-3 protein theta-like (The sequence of the model RefSeq protein was modified relative to this genomic sequence to represent the inferred CDS: inserted 1 base in 1 codon), with protein sequence MEALVPTHSCTATTMEKTELIQVKLAEQPERYNDMAICMKAMTEQDTELANEERSLRSVAYKNMVGGHQSAGRVISSIQQKTHTSDKKLQLSKDYLEKVELELWSICTSVLELLDKYLIANVTNPESKVSYLKMKGDYFGYLXEVACGGDQKQTIDNSHGAYSEAFFISKKEMQPTHPTCLGLALNISVFYYGILNNPELACTLAKTAFDEAIAELDTLNVDSYKESTLMQLLRDNLTLWTSDRAAEGRKTKWTQGVILLPFKKPFYTSPFLQPLGFPISEKPVHVYESSCL encoded by the exons ATGGAGGCCCTCGTCCCAACCCACTCGTGCACGGCAACCACCATGGAGAAGACGGAGCTGATCCAGGTCAAACTGGCCGAGCAGCCCGAGCGCTACAATGACATGGCCATCTGCATGAAGGCCATGACGGAGCAGGACACCGAGCTGGCCAATGAGGAGCGCAGTCTGCGCTCGGTGGCCTACAAGAACATGGTCGGGGGCCACCAGTCTGCCGGGAGGGTCATCTCGAGCATCCAGCAAAAGACCCACACCTCCGACAAGAAGCTGCAGCTCAGCAAGGACTACCTGGAGAAGGTGGAGTTGGAGTTGTGGTCCATCTGCACCTCGGTGCTGGAGTTGTTGGATAAGTATTTAATAGCCAATGTAACTAATCCAGAGAGTAAGGTCTCCTATCTGAAAATGAAGGGAGATTACTTCGGGTACC GTGAAGTTGCATGTGGTGGTGATCAAAAACAAACGATAGATAATTCCCACGGAGCTTACTCAGAGGCATTTTTTATAAGCAAGAAAGAGATGCAACCCACACACCCAAcctgcctggggctggctctgaacatttctgtattttactATGGGATCCTTAATAACCCAGAGCTCGCCTGCACACTGGCTAAAACGGCTTTTGATGAGGCCATTGCAGAACTCGACACACTTAACGTAGACTCCTACAAAGAAAGCACCCTCATGCAGTTGCTTAGAGACAATTTAACATTATGGACATCAGACAGAGCAGCAGAGGGGCGGAAAACTAAATGGACACAAGGCGTCATCCTCCTTCCCTTCAAAAAACCTTTTTACACATCTCCATTCCTTCAGCCACTTGGATTTCCTATATCAGAGAAGCCCGTTCATGTGTATGAAAGCAGCTGTTTATAG